The Deinococcus sp. Leaf326 genome includes the window CCAACATCATGGGCGCCTGGCGAGCGCAGAAGCAGTACGACATCCTCAGCGGTGATACCGTCACCCACCTCCACGGCAAGATCTGCCGCAACGTCCGGTACAAGACCATCCCCGAGGAAGGCGTCTGGGACGCGGATTACCGCACCAGCACCGCCAACTACAACTTCCGGGTCTCTGGCGGCAAAGAGAACGGCCGGCCGTATCTTGTGCTGCGTCCCCTCCCCCGCGAAATCCCCACCTTCGACAAGCTCCGCCTCTTGGACGACACCCTCGACGAGGTACCCGGGCACACCACGCACCTCACGACCGGCCTCGAGTACGCGATGAGGCAGAAGCGCGGTCTTGTCCTCGTCACTGGCCCCACCGGCAGCGGAAAGTCCACCACGCTCGCGAGCTGTGTCAAGGTGCGGATCACAGTGGAGAACGTGGTCTGCAAGCTGAAGAAGTTCCGCGTGTGGCGGGCCTGGTCAATCTCCGGGCGCTGAACCGCGCGCCCCAGTTCGCCTGAATCACCAGAACACTGAGCGGGGGAGGCGCTGCCTCCCCCGCTCAACTCACATTCCAACTACGCAATCGGTCTTCAAACGTACAGTCACCTTCCCGATGTACCGGTGCTAGTTCGTTCGGTTGGTCGGGTCCGACCGGTGCTAGTTCGTTCGGTTACCGGTGCTAGTTCGTTCGGTTGGTCGGGTCCGACCGGTGCTAGTTCGTTCGGTTACCGGTGCTAGTTCGTTCGATTGGTCGGACCCGACCGGTGCTAGTTCGTTCAGTTACCGGTGCTAGTTCGTTCGACTGGTCGGACCCGACCGGTGCTAGTTCGTTCGGTTACCGGTGCTAGTTCGTTCGGTTACCGGTGCTAGTTCGTTCGATTGGGTCCAAAAACATCGTGTAGGACATCGTTTTCAAAACTTCCTTGTTGTTGCAACATTTATCTTTATTAGTTAGTTTTAAAACATATGCAACAGACAGAGGTAGAGGACCAGTCTACCCGTAGGACCGAGACGCCACCCCAATCGCATCTAACGTCAAGACATGGGTACACTCGGAGTAT containing:
- a CDS encoding ATPase, T2SS/T4P/T4SS family encodes the protein MSLATSSPVSPDVIHRLLDDLTDSGASDIKLVTGQHPLANIMGAWRAQKQYDILSGDTVTHLHGKICRNVRYKTIPEEGVWDADYRTSTANYNFRVSGGKENGRPYLVLRPLPREIPTFDKLRLLDDTLDEVPGHTTHLTTGLEYAMRQKRGLVLVTGPTGSGKSTTLASCVKVRITVENVVCKLKKFRVWRAWSISGR